The nucleotide window CCTTGTGTGTATCGTACATGAGAAGGTGATACGCATCCGGATAGATCTTTGTCGTTACCGGCACGCTCTTCGGAATGCTGCCGGTGAAGCTCTCGATGGCTTCTTCATCCGTGAAGAAATCCTTCTTCCCGTGCAGTACCAGCACCGGCACGCGGAAGGTGGTGGCACAGGAATCCATGTTCTCGATGTGATGACCGAGCGTGGAAAGCAGGCGCAGCGTGTTCGTCTCCACATGCCACGCATTCGTTTCCGCCTGCTCGGTGTGGCTGGAGGTGTGCGTCATCTGCACGTCCTGGCCGCCGGAGAGCTGCTCCAGTGAGAAGCGGGCCATCGGCGCGATTTCCGCAGCGGTGTTGAGCAGGCCGACCTTCCACCGCGGCACGTCCTTGCGGATCTTCACCACGGGGGATGAGAAAATGAGAGCATCGCACGGCTTGTGATCGGGCGGTGCCTGCTGCCAGGAGTGGGCGGTGATGAGCGCGCCCATGCTCTCGCCCATCCACACGATCTTCGCGCCGGGGTGGAGCTTGCGGATAATGCCGGTGAAGGTGTCCAGATCGTGGTACCAGTTGCCGGGATCATCGATGTCGCCGCGGCGGTCGCGCTTCGGGTCGCTGCCCTGACCGCGGACCTCGTAGGCGTAGAGGGCGGTATTGGGCTGCTTCTTGAGCAGATCCTTGCCGAGATTCTCGTAGTCGATGGAAGCACCGTCGAAGCCGTGGAGGGCGATGATCACCACATCCGGCTGCGCGCCCTTCGCCAGCCACTTGCGGTAGCCGAAGGTTTCGTTCTTCCGCTCGACCAGTGTCGCGTCCTTGTAAGCCACGAGCGTTTCACGATGAGCACATTGCGTCAAAAGCGCGGCTCCGGCCAAGCACAGGACAGGCCGCAGACACGTCTGGGTGCGACGCAGCAGGCCCATATCGATCATGCAAAAAGTATCACCGGTCCCGGCCCGGAGGGCAATAGCGGAACCGCGCGATCGCTCATGAAATGAAGGATTCGCCACAACGGGGACAATGCCGTCCGTCGCCGTATTTGTCGGCAGCCGCCGGTCGGAGAGCGGTCATCCGCGGTTGACTTCCAAGGCTCCGGCCTGTTCCACGGTGATCACATCGCCCGGTTCGATCGCGGTGTTCTTGTCCTCCTGCTTCCGGAAATCGAGGCGGGTGGCCTTGCCTTTGCGCGTGAGCACGATGTTGCGGCCGCCGAACTCATTGCGGTCGCCTGCGGTTTTGAGGGCTTGGAGCAGAGTCATACCTTTGGCGAACGGAACGGGGCCGGGCTTCCGGACCTGCCCACCGATATACACGACGGACTGATCAGGCGTGGCCTCCACGCCGGTTTTCACTTCCGTTTCGATGGCGGGCTTTTCATAGACTCCGGCATCGCGGTAGGCCTTCTCCGCAGCGCGGGCCAGTTGGTCACCGGTCAACCCCCGGGCGGTCACCGGAGTGTCGATCATCGGCAGGCGGATGGTGCCGCTGTCGCCGATCCGGTAGTCGCCATTGACCTTCTGCTGCTCGTCCGCAGGCACGCCGCGGAGGGTGATTTTCACTGTGTCGCCGACCGCCAGTTCCGCGTGGCAGAGTGTGATGGAAAAGGGGAGCGCCAGACCGACGATGAGGGGAAGCATTCGCGTTTTCATGGTGCTGTGGTCTCTAGCAGTCCATTAACTTTGTGTCAAAAAGTTAATGCCGGGCGATGCCTTTGACCGAAATCCGTGCCCGGAACACCGGGTTCGGACAAAACGGCGGAATGCCATTGCGGAGGCCGCGGGATGAGGTGCAGTTTGGACCCGTGCGCTACGAACCGATCGATCCCCAGCTTTTTGTCCGCAATCGTGACCGCCTCCGCTCGCTGTTGAAGCCGAACAGCATTGTGATCGTCCACTCGAACGACATCTACCCGACCAATGCGGACGGTTCGATGTCCTTCAAGCAGAACGCCGATTTGATGTATCTCACCGGCGTGGACCAGGAGGAGACGATTCTGGTGCTGATGCCGGACGCGAAGGACCCGAAGCAGCGCGAGATTCTTCTCGTGAAGGAAACCAGCGAGTTGATCGCGATCTGGGACGGCGACAAGCTCACCAAGGAGCAGGCAAAGGCCGCCACCGGCATCGAGCGCATCGAGTGGACGCATTCCTTTGACTCGCTGCTGCACACGCTGGTGCCTCAGGCGGATCATATCTACCTGCCGACCAATGAGCATCTGCGTGCCTCCGTGATCGTGGAGACCCGCAACGACCGCTTCATCAAGCAGTGCCAGGCCCGTTATCCGCTGCACAGCTACCAGCGCCTCGCGCCGCTGATGCACCGCCTGCGCATCACCAAGGACCCGGTGGAAATCGACATCATCCAGAAGGCCTGCAACATCACCGGGAAGGGCTTCCGCCGCCTGCTCGGCTTCGTGAAGCCGGGTGTGGGCGAATGGGAAGTGGAAGCCGAGCTGCTCCATGAATTCGTCCGCAACAAGTCGCGCGGCTTCGCCTACGGCCCGATCATCGGCAGTGGTAAGAATGCCTGCGTGCTGCACTACATCGAGAACTCCGCCGTCTGTAACGATGGCGAGATGCTCCTCCTCGACGTGGCTGCGGAATACGCCGGCTGGGCGTCCGACCTCACCCGCACGATCCCTGTCAACGGCCGCTTCACCCAGCGCCAGCGCCAGGTTTATGATGCGGTGCTGCGCGTGCTGCGCGGTGCGAATGAGATCCTGCGCCCGGGCAACAACCCGATGGATTACCAGAAGCAGGTCATCGAGATCATGGAAGGCGAGCTCATCGGCCTCGGTCTGATTGATGCGAAGGCCGCGAAGGAGCAGGGCCCGGACAAACCGCTGGTGAAAAAGTATTTCATGCACGGCACCTCCCATCACATGGGATTGGACGTGCATGACGTGGCACCGCCGAACGAGCCGTTCGCCGAAGGCATGGTTTTCACCATCGAGCCGGGTATCTACATCCGCGAGGAAGGCCTCGGCATCCGCCTGGAGAACGACGTGCTCATTGGCAAGGATTCGAACTTCGACCTGATGGGTAACATCCCGATCGAGGCAGAGGAAATCGAAGCGCTGATGAACGTGCGATGAACCGCATCGCGCTGGTCCTCGGTTCCGGACTCGGCCCGCTCGCGGATGCGGTGGCGGTCGAGGAGGCCGTCGGCTTCGCGGACGTGGAGCTGCCGGGTTCATCCGTGCCGGGGCACGCCGGGCGTTTCCTGATCGGGACGCTCGGCTCCGCGCCGGTGATCGTCATGCAGGGCCGCGTCCACCTCTACGAGGGACACGATGCGGCCGCAGTGACGGCGGGTGTCCGCTGGATGGCGGCGCAGGGTGCGGACCGGTTGATCCTGACCAATGCGGCGGGCACCTTGAATCCGGCGTTCGAGCCGGGTTCGTGGATGGTGCTTTCCGATCATCTCAATCTCACCGGCACCTCGCCGCTCCATGGACCGGAATTCATCGACATGAGCACGGCCTACGATCCGGAGTGGCGGGCGGTATTCCGGGCCGCTGCATCGGAAACCGGCACCGTGCTCCATGAGGGCGTCTATGCCGGACTACGGGGACCACAGTATGAAACGCCCGCGGAGATCCGCATGCTGCGGACGATTGGTGCCGATGCGGTCGGCATGAGTACGGTTCTGGAGACGATCCAGGGACGTGCGCTGGGCATGAAGGTGGCGGCGTTTTCGTGTCTCACCAACTGGGCTGCGGGGATCACGCCTGCCGCGCTGGATCACCAGGAGGTGCTCGCCACCGGAAAGTCCGCTGCGGATACGATGGTGCGGCTGCTGCGGAGGGTGATTTCTTTGTAGCCGATGTCGCAAGACTTCGGGCAGGGAAGGCGATCCCGTTCCTTCCGACATCATCGCTCGTCCGGTTTCATGGATGGGGGTATGAATGTGGTGGCATCGTGGCGAATGCGTGGATTCGCCCCGCCCGAAGTCTCACAACTCCGTCTACGATGCGGAGAGGCTGCCTCCTGCTACTCCAACTGATGCATCAGCGCCTTCTGATCCGCAGCGTGGCGCATGGCGGTATCGAGATCGATCGTGCCTTTTCGGACGAAAGCGGAGAGCGAGCGTTCCAAGGTGATCATGCCTTCATCGCTGCCTGTGAGCATGGCGTTGCGCAGGTAGTGTTCATGGCCTTCGCGTATGCCATTGGCGACAGCCGGAGTGACCAGCATCTTTTCCAGAACGGGGATCATCGCACCGCTGCGGGTGGGCACCAGACGCTGCGAGACCACGGCACGCAGCGAGGCGGCAAGCTGTGCGCGTACGTGCGATTGCTGGTGTCCCGGGAAGACATCGATGATCCGGTTCACCGCCGAACTCGCGCTGCCGGAATGAAGTGTACCGAGCACGAGATGGCCCGTCTCCGCAGCCGTCAGCGCGGCGGAAATGGTGTCGAGGTCGCGCAGTTCTCCCAGCAGGATCACATCCGGATTCTCGCGCAATGCGGCGCGCAGACCGCTGCTGAAGCTCTCCACATCCGCGCCCACCTCGCGCTGGTGGATGAGGCACTGGACCTCGCGGTGTTCGAACTCGATGGGGTCCTCGATGGTGATCACATGACGCGGGCGCGAGCGGTTGAGGTGATCGATCAGCGCGGCAAGTGTCGTTGATTTGCCCGAACCGGAGGTGCCGGTGACCAATACCAGTCCGCCATGGAATGAAACCAGATCGAGCAGCGAATCGGGAAGATTCAGCTCCGCGAGCGTGGGAATGCGCTGGCGGATCGGACGCACGGCGGCGGCCACGCCATCGAGGTGGCGGAAGACATTGATGCGGAAACGACGGCTGCCTCCCGGCAATTCCCAGCGTACTGCGAAGTCCGTACTTCCGGCCTTTTCGAAATCGCGTCGTATTTCTTCATCCGGAAGCAGTCGCAGGATTTCCGCGGACTGCGGCGGATAGGCATCGATGCGGGTGATGAGTCCTTTCACCCGGGCTCGCGGAGGCTTTCCCGAGGATAGGAAAATGTCCGATGCTTCCATCGCCACCGCCTTGTCGATGGTGAGGAGCAGATCGGGATCCGGCTGCGTGCCGGAGGTGGTCGTCAACGGCGCGGACTCTTCTGAGGAGGGTGCGGGTTTCGCCATGGCCCGGGCCACGGCTTCCTCGATCACCGGATTTTCCACGGGAGGTGGCGCGTCCAAGGTCTGGACCTCGATCCGGTGCGGATCGGACGAATCAATGAAGTAGCCGAACTCCGAGCCGTCTGTGGCGCGGAAAGTGCCTTCGCGGCGCGGCTTGCCGCCATCGGGAGGGGAGTCACCGCTGATCTCCGAGGACAGCCGTTTGAGGATCTCCTCGCCGAGCGGCGGCATGGATAGCGGGAGCGTTTCGCCGGCTTTCAGCAGGTAAGGTACGGTATCCGAAACGAGCACCAGCCGCTCGGCGCGTTTCTCCACCATGAGCTTGAGGAATGTGTCGATGAGGGCCATGTCGTGCGTCCGTTCCGAACGTTCCTGTTCCCAATGCCCCCGGTGCCGGGATTTGTCTAGGGAATCGAAACCGTTGCAAACTTGGGACTTCCGATTTACAGCGGCCTGCTGTAATGTTCCAACGTGCAAAAGCATCCGGGTCGTTCCGTCCGTCCGATGATCCATCGGAGTATCCGGTTGGCCCTTGGTGCCGTTGCTCTGCTTGCCGCCTCTCCGGTGGGCGCGGCTGTGGTCGATGCGATCACCTTTGATCGGAATCCGGTGATCTACCTGCCGCTCAATGAGACCGCGCGGCGTCTCGGTTGGAAGGTGGAGCGGGACAAGAAAAAGGGAACCGTGAAGCTCAACGGCATATCGATTCCCCCGAAGTCCGGCTCACGCGCGTTCTACGGGGCCGATCTCATTCCGGTGCCGCTGCTGGTGGATGCCGGAGCCGTGATTCTGCCCGGCGAACTGCCCGGTGAACTCCAGGTTTGGTCGTGGACCCGGCACTTCACCGTGACGGTGGCGCCGAAGCGGGTGGAGGTGAGCCTGAAACGCCAGCGGCTGCGCGCGTGGCAGGGCAACCGGCTCGTCCTGCAAACCCACATCAGCTCCGGCCGCAGCGGGCGCTCCACGCCCGCCGGGGAATTCAAGGCCGGACCGGACAAGGAGCGGATGCACTACTCCCGGCTCTTCAACAATGCGCCGATGCCGTGGGCCGTACAGATCAACGGTCATGTGTTCATCCACGGCTTCAGTTCGGTGCCCTCTTATCCAGCATCCCACGGTTGCATCCGCATGCCGCTCAGTGGCAAGAACGCCGCACGCTGCTTTTATGAATGGGTGGACCGCGGCACACCTGTTTCAGTGAGTCGCAGCTAGGCGGAATCAGGCGTTTGGCGCGCCCTTCTCCGAGGTCGCAGGATTCCGCGGGTGCTTACTTCACCGGCGAATAGTCGGTCGGTACCAGCAGGACGGACTTCACCCCATCCGGCAGGACGGTCAGCGAACCTCCACCCGCTTTCTCCGAATCCGCTTTCACCTTTACCCATTCCGGATCGGCGCGGAAGTCCGCCCATGATTTCACCTGGGTGTCGGCGGAGGCGTGCTGGATCAGATAGACCAGCGTGTTGTCCGCACCCGGATCACCGCTGGCCGGGGTGGTGTAGAGGAAGTTGGTGATGCCGTGGCGTTCGAAGAGTTTCACGGTGTGCTCGCGGAAGCGCTTCAACAGCAGAGGCAGATTGTTGGGGGTGGCGGTGTAGGTGCGCAGTTCGAAAAGGTGCGCGGACTCCTTGCCGGTCGGCTTCGGGATACCTTTTGGTTCCGACGAGAAATCGGTGGGAGTGAGCAGGCGGCTTTCGATTTTGCCGACCAGCTTGCCATTCGCCTCGGAGGCGGTCTGGGCGGCCTTCCAGTCCGGGTCCGCGCCGAATTCCTTCCACGCCTTGTCGCGGGATTCCTTGTCAGGGAATGAGAGGAGGTAGATCAGCAGGTTGTCCGGATTGTCCTTCGGTGTCCAGTAGCCGACGTTGGTCATCCCGTGCTTGGTGAAAAGCGCGAGGGTGTGGTCGCGGAAGCGGGCATTGAGCGCGTCCAGTTTGCCGGGTTCGGCGTGGTAGGTGCGCAGTTCGTAAAGGCGGGATGCCGGTTTGGCAGGTTCTTCCGCGGCAGCGATGGAGGCGCCGGTCAGGAGAGCCATGGCGTGGAGGCAGAGGGAACGGAGCATGAGACCATGAATACGCAGTGGTCCGGCGGTGTCTCGCAAAAGATGAATGCCCGCGACATCTTGACTTCCGGAACGACCACCGCGAGGGTGCCGTGATGAAGTTCTTGTGGGTCATCGTGACACCATTGCTGCTGCTGGCCTCCTGCCAGCGGGATTCGAACAAGGCCGCACCGGAAACCTCCCAGCCCGCGAAGCCGTTGCCGGACGCAGCCGTGCCCGCAACCCTGATCGGCCTGCCGCTCAAGGAAGCGGAGGACTTGGCCGATCATGCGAAGATTCCCCACCGGGTGATTTCGATCGATGGCCAGACGCGGCCGGTGACGATGGATTACCGCACCGACCGCCTGAATTTCACGGTCGTAAAGGGCGTGGTGACGGCGGTGAAAAAGGGCTGATCGGTCAGCCATTGCCTGGTCCGGCCTCCTCCTGTGCGAGCGCCGTGCGTGAACCCGGAGGGGGTGGCGTCGGTTCGTCCGGTGGCAGCCGGTCCACGATTTCCTCGCTGAGACCGATGGTTTCCAGCAGCAGATGGCGGCGGGTTTCCGGAGTGGCGGGCTCCCGGGTCACGGTGCCATCCGCACGGAAGGTGATGAGATTGCCGAAAGCCATGCCCACGACTTCCTCGCCCCGGTTGATGCGGATGGTGAGCTCGTGATTGAAGGGACTCCATGGGCGGGTGCGTTCGTGCATGTCCTGGAACTCGGCATCGGTGGCCTCGAAGGTTTCGAGACGGCACTCGAAGCCATCCGTCTTGTGAAGTGGCCGCCATCCAACGTGGAAGCGTCCCTCCTTCATGGCCACCTTCAGGCCCCACGCGGGATGGGGGATGACGGTTTCGATTTCCGGATCGATCAGCAGCGGCTCCCCGCAGAGCATGGCGGAATCAACCAGGTAGCGCCTGCCATCGAAAGTCACGGTCACCGTCCCGTGGTTGGGTGGCAGGACCGGTGCGGCCATCATCGTGCCGATGCCCCGGATTGCCGTGTAGCCGAGGGAGGAAAGGAACGCGTGCAGCGGACCCGCACCCGCCCAGCAGGTGCCGCCGGTACCGTGCGTGAGCCAGGTCTCGAAGTAGTCCACCGGATCGCTGCCGGGCAGAGGCCCGGGATTGCGCTCGCGGATGTGGATCATCTTCCGCACATTGTCGAAAGGGATGTGACGGCCCCATGCGGCGTAAAGCGGAGTCAATCCCGCGAGGCTGATTTCCGGATACTGGTGGAAGCCAAGCTTTTCCAGGACGCGTTCGACGAGAGAGGCGGGAAGGGCTTCGGACATGAGTTCATTCATGCGGATATCCGCAGGCTGGGCGCAATCCTGATCTGAGGATCATCGTAGCCGGAGTCGTGAGACTTCGGGCGGGGTGGGTTCACCCGTATCCCATGAGATCAGTTTTCTTCCGATGACCTTCCACATCGCTGCCGGTAGTTAAGAAGAAACCAGCCCCGTCACTCCTGTGGGAATCCTCCCAGCCTGAAGTCTTACGACTCCAGCTACAAGAAATCACACCACCGTGTGCGCCCAGAAGGTCACGGCATCGCCCAGGCTGGCAATCATCCGCACGTGGCTGTCCTGGGAGATGACGAAACCGATCACCGATGGCTCCACGGAGCACAGCCGGTACACCGCGCGGTGCCGCGTGCCGTCGTTCTGCACGTTCCAACTGCTGACGTGGGTGCCATCGAGATCGTGCGCTTGTCCGACCTGAAAGACGTTCCGGTCCACGCGGATCTCGCCACCGAAGCCGATGACGCACAGCCGCTGGTCAATGACGAGGGCACCATCCACCTGCATCATGTCCGAGAAGAATCGTGCCAGTTCGAAGAAGGCTTCTTCCAGCCGGTCCAGTTCCGGATCGCGGCTGTTGCGGAAGACATGCCACGCGTCCTCTACGGTGGAGTTCTCCGTGCAGAGTTGCCCCACACGGCGGATGATCGCCTGGAGCAGTTTGCGGAAGCGCATGCCCGCCACATCCGGCATGGCGGAGTATTTGCAATCGATCCAGCGGGTGGCGGTCTCGATGCCTTCCTCGCCCGCAGGCAGGAAGACGAGGCTTCCGCCGTGGCCGCTGGTGCGGACAAGATTGATGATCCGCTTCACGAACTGGAGCGAGATCAGGTGCGCGAGTTCGGCATAGGACTCGTCATCCAAGGTGGGCACGAGGCAGCCGGGATCGAACTCGGAGACGAGGCCGCGGCGCAGGTGGGCGAAGCGGTCGCTGAGCAGGCGGGACTGGAAAACATCCATGCGCGGTCCGTGGAATTCGCGTCCGCGCCACTCCGCGATCAGGCCATAGCCCTCGTAGAATAGCAGCCAGCCGGGATCGCGGACGTGGATGATCGGGTAGGGGACATCGTTGCCCAGTGGCTTGCGACCGCCGGCGACGAGGTTCATCCAGCGCGGACCGGTATTGAGGATGCCCCAGATGCGCAGGCCTTTGTCACGGTCCGGCCACACCGCGACCACCGAGTGGAAGAAACTGGCGGCGGGGCTGAGGCGCTTGATTTCATTCGCCGTCAGTTTCGCGGGAACGGTGAAGCGCACGGCGTGGATGCCATCGGGAGGGCCATCGGCATCGGCGAATGCATCGGGTGGTGCGAGCATCACGCGGGTGCGGACGGAGCGGCCTTCCTCCTTCAACAGGCTAGCGGCATAGAGGGTGTCGCAGACATCCTGGATCTCCTTTTCCGAAGGACAGTCGGGATGGCTCTCCAACAGGCCGTGGAACTGGAGGATCAGCCCTTGCAAGGTCGGTTCGGAAAGCGGCGCGGCGGGCATGACACCAGGCTGCTGCGTCTTGCCCGGAAATCAAGGCGGCTTCGTGCATTTCATGGGTTTGCGGTGGACAGGAAACGGCCCCCGGAGAAAGGATGCCGGGCAGTGAGCAGCGGCTTGGAAGAGCAAGGGAATGAACCATCCGGCAAACCGCGGCGCGGATGCTTGGCGCGGCTCGGACGGTTGGCGTTGTATGGGGTGGCGGTCGTCGCCCTGCTGGTGGTGGTCAGCGTGAAGCCAGTGGACCGCGAGCCGTATTTCACGACTCATTATCATGAGGAGACCCGGCGGCATTTCGAAGAAAGCGTGAAGACCTATCGACCGGGAACCGGTGCGCTCAAGGCGGGCTTTGGTAAGGCGCGGCTCTCGCCCGAACTCAGGGCGGCGGAGGATGATCCGGAACAGGGGAAATTCAAATGGCTGCCGATGGCGGGCTACAATTCCCGCGGCGACAAGCCGACCGAGGGCATCCACGATGACCTGTGGGCGAAGGCGGTGGCCATGGAGGTGAGCGGCCGCAGGCTGGTGATGTTGCGGTTGGATGCCCTGATCATCCCGCATGATGTCTCGGACGCGGTGGTGAAGGAGCTTTCCGCCAGGCATGGCCTGAAGCGCGAGGAGATCTACTTCTCCGCCACGCATACCCACAGCGGGATAGGCGGCTGGGGACCGGACCCGATTTCGGAGGCCTTCAGCGGAGGATACAACGCGGGCATCCCGAAGTGGTTCGTGCGGCAGTTGGTCACGGCGGCGGACGATGCGCTCGGGCACATGGAACCGGCCTCGCTGGGCGGCGGGCGCTTTCACGAGCCGGACTACGTGCGGAACCGTCTGGCGAAGACCTGGGGCCGCGTCGATGACGAGTTCAGCTATCTGCTTCTCAAGCAGCAGGGTGGTACCACGGGGGTGATCGGCGTCTACAATGCCCATGCGACCTGCCTGTCCGGCGAGAATATGAAGCTCAGCGCGGATTATCCCGGCTACTGGGAACGTCGTATCGAGGAAAAGACCGGCGGTTTCGCGATGTACATGGCAGGTGCGGTGGGCAGCCATGGGCCGGAATACGGCTACCGGGATTTCGAGGGGGCGCGGAAGATGGGGGAAGCCTTGGCGGATGATCTCCTGAAACGGCTGCCGGAAACAAAGCTGGAATCGGAAACGACGCTGGGTGCCTTCGGGCTCGATCTGGGTCTTCCGGAATCGCAGGTGCGGGTGACGGATACATGGTGTTTGCGGCCGACGGTGACCAGCAGATTGATCCCGGTGGAGCAGCAGACGTATCTGCAGGTGGTGCGCCTCGGCGACGGGCTGTGGTTCTCGACGCCGTGCGATTTCAGTGGCGAACTGGCGCTCGACCTGAAGGCCCCGCTGGAACTGCGCGGCTATCATGCCACCGTGACAAGCTTCAATGGTGACTACATCGGCTATGTGGTCCCGCAGCACTACTTCGACTATACGAAATACGAATCCCGGGCCATGTCGTTCTACGGCCCGTATGTCTCGCCCCACTTCATGGATTGGATGCGGCGGATGGCGGACATGGTGGCGAAGTGAGGAGTTGGAGCTTCATCTGAGGAGAGTCTCCAGAGGAGGCTTTGGCTTGGTTTCCAGTGTTCTCGTTCCAGGGAGACGAACGGATCGACGCCAATACCTCTTCCTTTTTGCGTCTTTTGCGTCTTTTGCGCTTCTTTGCGGCTAAAAAATCCAGTGCCTTCTTCCCCTCCGAATCGTGGCGGGTATCGTCCGCGCATGGCCCGCCCGAAGCCCGCGATCATTTTCATCTTCATCACGCTGTTCCTCGATATTTTCGGGATCGGGGTGATCGTGCCGGTGCTGCCGAAACTGGTGGAGCAGCTCCAGGGCGGAGACGTGCAGGCGGCGGCGCATTCGGTCGGCTGGCTTGGCGCGCTGTATGCGCTGATGCAGTTCCTGTTCTCGCCGGTGCTGGGGAGCCTTTCGGATCGTTTCGGGCGGCGCCCGGTCATTCTGTTTTCACTGCTCGGTTCCGGGATCGACTATCTGGTGCTGGCATGGGCGCCGACCATCGGCTGGCTGTATCTGGCCCGCGCGGTCTCCGGGATCACGGCGGCGAATTTCTCCGCAGCCAGCGCCTACATCGCGGATGTGACGCCACCGGAAAAGCGCGCGGCGGGCTTCGGGATGATCGGTGCGGCTTTCGGGCTGGGATTCATTGCCGGTCCGGCAATCGGAGGTGTCCTCGGGCACTACGGCCTGCGGGTGCCATTCCTGGTGGCGGCGGGGATCACCTTGCTGAACTGGCTGTATGGTGCCTTCGTCCTCCCCGAATCCCTGGCGCCGGAAAACCGCCGGCCGTTTCACTGGGAAAGCGCGCATCCCTTGAAGGCGCTGCACGCCCTGACACGCTGGCCGCTGGTGTCCGCGCTGGCGGGCACACATTTCCTCACGATGCTCGCGGGGAATATCTACCCATGCCTGTGGGTGCTCTACACCGGCCATCGCTATGGCTGGGAAAGCCGCCAGGTGGGGATCTCGCTGGCCTTGGTCGGCGTGCTCGCGGCGATCGTGCAGGGCGGATTGGCATCGCGGATTCTCAAGGTGATCGGCGAGAGGCGTGGAGTCTTCGTGGGCTTGATTGCGATGGCGGTGGCGATGACCTGCTACGGCGCGGCTCCGCTCGGCTGGATGGTTTACGGAATCATTGTCATCGGATCGCTGGCGGGCATCGGGTCTCCGGCCACGCAGTCGATCATTTCCCGGGCCGTGCCTGCGGACGAGCAGGGGGCGGTGCAAGGCGCGCTCAACAGCATCACCAGCGTGTCCGGCATCCTCGCGCCTTTGGTGTGGACCTCCTTGTTCTCCGTGGCGATCGACCCGAAGCA belongs to Luteolibacter ambystomatis and includes:
- a CDS encoding putative sensor domain DACNV-containing protein, whose translation is MPAAPLSEPTLQGLILQFHGLLESHPDCPSEKEIQDVCDTLYAASLLKEEGRSVRTRVMLAPPDAFADADGPPDGIHAVRFTVPAKLTANEIKRLSPAASFFHSVVAVWPDRDKGLRIWGILNTGPRWMNLVAGGRKPLGNDVPYPIIHVRDPGWLLFYEGYGLIAEWRGREFHGPRMDVFQSRLLSDRFAHLRRGLVSEFDPGCLVPTLDDESYAELAHLISLQFVKRIINLVRTSGHGGSLVFLPAGEEGIETATRWIDCKYSAMPDVAGMRFRKLLQAIIRRVGQLCTENSTVEDAWHVFRNSRDPELDRLEEAFFELARFFSDMMQVDGALVIDQRLCVIGFGGEIRVDRNVFQVGQAHDLDGTHVSSWNVQNDGTRHRAVYRLCSVEPSVIGFVISQDSHVRMIASLGDAVTFWAHTVV
- a CDS encoding neutral/alkaline non-lysosomal ceramidase N-terminal domain-containing protein — its product is MARLGRLALYGVAVVALLVVVSVKPVDREPYFTTHYHEETRRHFEESVKTYRPGTGALKAGFGKARLSPELRAAEDDPEQGKFKWLPMAGYNSRGDKPTEGIHDDLWAKAVAMEVSGRRLVMLRLDALIIPHDVSDAVVKELSARHGLKREEIYFSATHTHSGIGGWGPDPISEAFSGGYNAGIPKWFVRQLVTAADDALGHMEPASLGGGRFHEPDYVRNRLAKTWGRVDDEFSYLLLKQQGGTTGVIGVYNAHATCLSGENMKLSADYPGYWERRIEEKTGGFAMYMAGAVGSHGPEYGYRDFEGARKMGEALADDLLKRLPETKLESETTLGAFGLDLGLPESQVRVTDTWCLRPTVTSRLIPVEQQTYLQVVRLGDGLWFSTPCDFSGELALDLKAPLELRGYHATVTSFNGDYIGYVVPQHYFDYTKYESRAMSFYGPYVSPHFMDWMRRMADMVAK
- a CDS encoding TCR/Tet family MFS transporter, with protein sequence MARPKPAIIFIFITLFLDIFGIGVIVPVLPKLVEQLQGGDVQAAAHSVGWLGALYALMQFLFSPVLGSLSDRFGRRPVILFSLLGSGIDYLVLAWAPTIGWLYLARAVSGITAANFSAASAYIADVTPPEKRAAGFGMIGAAFGLGFIAGPAIGGVLGHYGLRVPFLVAAGITLLNWLYGAFVLPESLAPENRRPFHWESAHPLKALHALTRWPLVSALAGTHFLTMLAGNIYPCLWVLYTGHRYGWESRQVGISLALVGVLAAIVQGGLASRILKVIGERRGVFVGLIAMAVAMTCYGAAPLGWMVYGIIVIGSLAGIGSPATQSIISRAVPADEQGAVQGALNSITSVSGILAPLVWTSLFSVAIDPKHSFGIPGLPFFMAGLVSLAAALLAWRAFRRSPVVEGQVS